ATCGCAATACGCTGTTTTTCACCCCCTGATAATACACTAATGTCCCTTAGCAGCATCTCCTGAGACAGGTTTACATCACTGAGCGTGTTTTTAAGTATGTTATCAGTAGGTGATAGTTTTTTGTTGGCCTTAAATGAAAAGGGAAGAAGAAGCGCGTCTTTTACGGTTTGTGCTCCTAACGCCGGCTCCTGTGGCAGGTAGGCAACATAGGTACGTAGCATTTGCATAGCTGCGGTATCAAGCTCATTACCATCAATGAAAACCTGCCCTTCAGAAGGGCGATGTTTACCAAGAATCGTAAGAAAAAGTGTTGATTTCCCGGACCCTGATCCACCCTGTACTAAAATCTTCTGCCTCTTTTGAACAGAAAAAGTGATATTCTCAAGTATAGGTGTGCCTGCGTTGTCGTTTATACAAACATTCTTAAACTCTATGATCGGATTATCAGACATTTTAGTACTCGTTTGTTTCTACTGCTGTATTTGAGGAAATCGTTATGGTATTTCGACCAGATATATATGGTTCCACTCTTTTCCTGTAAGATACCATCTTTCTTGCTCG
The Chitinispirillales bacterium ANBcel5 genome window above contains:
- a CDS encoding ABC transporter ATP-binding protein produces the protein MSDNPIIEFKNVCINDNAGTPILENITFSVQKRQKILVQGGSGSGKSTLFLTILGKHRPSEGQVFIDGNELDTAAMQMLRTYVAYLPQEPALGAQTVKDALLLPFSFKANKKLSPTDNILKNTLSDVNLSQEMLLRDISVLSGGEKQRIAIARALLLKRDLLLIDEPASALDEENETAILTLLKQINTTMLVISHNSKWRSAFDQTIQLSNKTATVIPNSRTLRNG